In a genomic window of [Empedobacter] haloabium:
- a CDS encoding type 1 glutamine amidotransferase domain-containing protein, whose protein sequence is MAQDKALAGKQVAILMTDGVEQVEYTGPRGFLEQHGAQVTLVSPKGQGEEIQGFDHLDHGAKFKVERDVRDARPGDFDALVLPGGVANPDQLRLSTEAITFIREFARENKPIAAICHGPWTLIDADVVKGKRVTSWPTLRTDLTNAGAQWSDEQVVVDGKLVTSRKPDDIPAFNAAILEQLTPA, encoded by the coding sequence ATGGCACAAGACAAGGCATTGGCAGGCAAGCAGGTCGCGATCCTGATGACGGACGGCGTCGAGCAGGTCGAATACACCGGCCCGCGCGGCTTTCTGGAGCAGCATGGCGCGCAGGTGACGCTGGTGTCGCCCAAGGGGCAAGGCGAGGAGATCCAGGGCTTCGATCACCTGGACCACGGCGCCAAGTTCAAGGTGGAACGCGACGTGCGCGACGCCCGCCCCGGCGACTTCGACGCGCTGGTGCTGCCAGGCGGCGTCGCCAACCCCGACCAGCTGCGGCTCTCGACCGAGGCGATCACCTTCATCCGCGAATTCGCGCGCGAGAACAAGCCGATCGCGGCGATCTGCCATGGTCCCTGGACCTTGATCGACGCCGATGTCGTCAAGGGCAAGCGGGTGACGAGCTGGCCGACGCTTCGTACGGACCTGACCAATGCCGGGGCGCAGTGGAGCGACGAGCAGGTGGTGGTGGATGGCAAGCTGGTGACGAGCCGGAAGCCGGATGATATTCCGGCGTTTAATGCGGCGATCCTGGAGCAGCTGACTCCAGCGTAA
- a CDS encoding alpha/beta hydrolase: MNHIDNCNAWEAIMDRLRTVRLLCMGLLLAISASGCATYEATSGEISSSSSSPPTHATAPPQVSIPTPPAAAVPPEAVPPVSEPRAKLYKVWYATNRLPVLVKNEVVGYSQQRDAQRSHYGTLYAEIPADFMAERASMSFLRRLFPTAEAKLRLTKPVQVSAAAFVDQLKNAMRAEGANERPLLIYLHGFNTTFNEAAQRAASIGYQLKMPVTAFFSWPSQGGMMKYLADKDLAEISEDSIADFIVKATAEAGATKVHLIAHSMGNHALLNAMYRPRMQRAIRDGLRFGQIILAAPDVDTDKFIRDAGIFATVADRVSLYVSDGDQALNLSRRIAANRTRAGLRPPVVVVKNIDTVDVSSTNLTALGHAFISQEIAVLNDMHSLINHNTPPAKRIRIFRKDNYWALQ, from the coding sequence TTGAATCACATCGACAACTGCAATGCTTGGGAGGCGATTATGGATCGGTTACGTACAGTCAGGCTGTTGTGCATGGGTCTGTTGTTGGCAATTTCCGCCAGCGGTTGCGCAACGTATGAAGCGACGTCCGGAGAAATATCCTCTTCCTCATCCTCTCCGCCCACCCACGCTACCGCCCCGCCGCAAGTCTCGATACCGACACCGCCTGCTGCCGCCGTCCCACCGGAAGCAGTACCGCCCGTGTCCGAGCCCAGAGCGAAGTTATACAAGGTATGGTATGCCACCAACCGCTTGCCGGTGCTGGTCAAGAACGAAGTGGTGGGCTACTCGCAACAGCGTGATGCCCAGCGCTCGCACTACGGCACGCTGTATGCGGAGATTCCCGCGGACTTCATGGCCGAGCGGGCCAGCATGAGCTTCCTGCGCCGGCTGTTCCCCACTGCCGAAGCCAAACTGCGGCTGACCAAACCTGTCCAGGTCAGCGCTGCGGCTTTCGTCGACCAGCTGAAAAATGCGATGCGGGCGGAGGGAGCAAACGAACGACCACTGCTCATTTATCTACACGGCTTTAACACGACGTTCAACGAAGCGGCGCAGAGAGCCGCAAGCATCGGCTATCAACTCAAAATGCCTGTAACGGCATTCTTCAGCTGGCCGTCGCAAGGGGGCATGATGAAGTACCTGGCGGACAAGGATCTTGCCGAAATCAGCGAGGACAGCATCGCCGACTTCATCGTGAAGGCTACCGCGGAAGCCGGCGCGACAAAAGTACACCTGATCGCGCACAGCATGGGAAATCACGCCCTCCTTAATGCGATGTATCGCCCAAGAATGCAGCGCGCAATCCGGGACGGGCTGCGCTTCGGCCAGATCATCCTGGCCGCACCCGATGTGGACACGGACAAGTTCATCCGGGATGCGGGCATTTTTGCGACTGTCGCCGACCGTGTCTCGCTATATGTCTCGGACGGCGACCAGGCGTTGAATTTGTCGAGAAGAATCGCGGCGAATCGCACGCGCGCCGGCTTGCGCCCACCTGTCGTTGTCGTCAAGAATATCGACACCGTGGATGTCAGCTCGACCAACCTGACCGCGCTGGGCCATGCATTCATCAGCCAGGAAATCGCCGTCTTGAACGATATGCACAGCCTTATCAATCACAATACGCCGCCCGCTAAACGGATAAGGATTTTCCGCAAGGACAACTACTGGGCATTGCAGTAG